The Jeotgalibacillus aurantiacus genome segment TAGGAAGGTAAACAATCTTACGCAGGAACAGTTCGCAAGTGAAATCGGTGTTTCGAGGCAGACGATCGCGTTCATTGAGACTGATCGAATGCACGTCAGCGACGAAGTTGCTAGGAAAGTTCGAGAGAGATACGGAATCGAAAGGATAGAACAGATGAAAAAGACCGCGGAC includes the following:
- a CDS encoding helix-turn-helix transcriptional regulator, producing the protein MNAELLKQIRKVNNLTQEQFASEIGVSRQTIAFIETDRMHVSDEVARKVRERYGIERIEQMKKTADLFGGDRK